A DNA window from Candidatus Woesearchaeota archaeon contains the following coding sequences:
- a CDS encoding GTPase, protein MGQNFWTVVAGVISEADILLEIIDARAVDETRNIVIEEKVKKSGKTLIYVLNKCDLADKEKLDKLKKTLVPSVFISCKTYHGINILKEKIIIEGKRKGLEKPRVGVLGYPNMGKSSVINALSGTSKARTSSISGLTRGKQYISMRQFSLIDTPGVIPYGENDRIKNAMTGINTKSKHPESDLLLIMQEHPGIIESHYTVPVGKDTEKTLEKIAIKINYIKKGNLPDTARASELILKLLREGKIKM, encoded by the coding sequence ATGGGACAGAACTTTTGGACGGTTGTTGCGGGAGTCATTTCAGAAGCAGACATCCTTCTTGAAATAATTGACGCGCGGGCAGTCGATGAAACAAGAAACATAGTAATCGAGGAAAAAGTCAAAAAAAGCGGAAAAACACTTATCTATGTTTTGAACAAATGCGACCTTGCTGATAAGGAAAAACTTGACAAGCTCAAGAAAACGCTGGTTCCTTCAGTGTTTATCTCCTGCAAAACCTATCACGGCATCAACATTCTCAAAGAAAAAATAATTATCGAAGGCAAGAGGAAGGGTTTGGAAAAGCCGCGCGTCGGCGTCTTGGGATATCCCAACATGGGCAAAAGTTCCGTTATCAACGCGTTGAGCGGAACCTCAAAGGCGCGAACATCAAGCATATCAGGGCTTACGCGCGGAAAGCAGTATATCAGCATGCGGCAATTTTCTCTTATTGACACACCCGGCGTCATTCCGTACGGCGAAAATGATCGGATAAAAAATGCGATGACCGGGATAAATACCAAATCAAAACATCCAGAATCTGACCTTCTGCTGATAATGCAAGAGCATCCTGGAATTATAGAATCGCATTACACTGTTCCGGTAGGAAAAGATACAGAAAAAACTCTTGAGAAAATTGCGATTAAAATAAACTATATTAAAAAAGGCAACCTTCCTGATACCGCGCGGGCATCTGAACTAATTCTTAAGCTGCTGCGGGAAGGAAAAATAAAAATGTGA
- a CDS encoding AarF/ABC1/UbiB kinase family protein — MNDPQDSSGRLRQIARVLARHGFSYVIDRIELKAHLPLTDRVFMRGVKHISPAARFRTVLEELGPTFVKLGQVLSTRPDILPSDYIEELSKLQDHVKPFGFEQVTTTIEQDLGKPASQVFKKFNETPLASASIGQVHEAWLKTGEHVVVKIVRPNIKETIDHDVRILYYLAEKIEKEFPQARLFNPKGFVEEFDKQIHREMNYKLEGANIDRFAKNFSGDKTVKVPRVYWNYTSKNVLTMEFIDGIKITDLIRIEDISKKKTKTEDEKQLLRKFPSQQYNRKIIARRFILSIFQQVFEHRFFHADPHPGNIMVLRNNIVGYLDFGMMKGIDPEFSDNITDVFINLLQFNIDELARALLRFDATEVEVPMHELKADLKNMLDEYQNIELGDIDLQKVIQELGALNIKYQARIPKDFFMLGKAIGTAEGICRSLDPSFNVQVVLTPSMHELVRKRMSVENISTNIKKAAAVLFSRARDLPRRVDNVIRTFERGKLEFDFRHKDLHEIELEIDRSSNRLTLGMIVAAFIVASALIMQLPTGPMIFGFPAFALIGLTAAGAIGLWVATSIMKRGRI; from the coding sequence ATGAATGACCCCCAAGATAGCAGCGGACGCCTCCGTCAGATTGCACGTGTTCTCGCACGCCACGGCTTCAGCTATGTCATTGACCGCATTGAATTAAAAGCGCACCTTCCGCTGACTGACCGCGTGTTTATGCGGGGCGTAAAGCATATTTCTCCGGCTGCGCGGTTCCGCACCGTGCTTGAAGAACTCGGCCCGACATTTGTCAAACTGGGGCAGGTTCTCTCGACACGACCAGATATTCTTCCGTCGGATTATATCGAAGAATTAAGCAAGCTCCAAGACCATGTCAAGCCATTCGGCTTTGAGCAGGTCACCACAACCATTGAACAAGACTTAGGCAAGCCAGCGTCGCAAGTCTTCAAAAAGTTCAATGAAACGCCGCTGGCGTCCGCATCCATCGGACAGGTGCATGAAGCATGGCTCAAAACCGGTGAGCATGTCGTCGTCAAAATCGTGCGCCCGAACATCAAGGAAACCATTGACCATGACGTGCGCATTCTGTATTATCTCGCCGAAAAAATTGAAAAAGAATTCCCGCAAGCCCGGCTCTTCAACCCCAAGGGATTTGTTGAGGAATTTGACAAGCAGATTCACCGCGAGATGAATTACAAGCTCGAAGGCGCGAATATTGACCGGTTTGCAAAAAATTTTAGCGGCGACAAAACAGTCAAGGTTCCCCGCGTATACTGGAACTATACGTCAAAAAATGTACTCACCATGGAGTTTATTGATGGCATTAAGATAACCGACCTTATTAGGATTGAAGACATTTCAAAAAAGAAAACAAAAACAGAGGACGAAAAACAGCTTCTCCGAAAATTTCCGAGCCAGCAGTACAACCGAAAAATTATTGCGCGCCGATTCATCCTCTCCATCTTTCAGCAGGTGTTTGAGCACCGGTTCTTCCATGCCGACCCGCACCCGGGCAATATCATGGTGTTGAGAAACAATATCGTTGGGTATTTGGATTTTGGCATGATGAAGGGAATTGACCCAGAATTTTCAGACAACATCACTGATGTCTTCATCAACCTGCTCCAGTTTAACATCGACGAACTTGCCCGCGCGCTGCTCCGGTTTGATGCGACGGAAGTTGAGGTGCCGATGCATGAGTTGAAAGCAGACCTGAAAAACATGCTTGATGAATACCAAAACATTGAGCTGGGAGATATTGACCTGCAGAAAGTGATTCAGGAGTTAGGAGCACTGAACATCAAGTATCAGGCGCGCATTCCCAAGGATTTCTTCATGCTCGGCAAGGCGATTGGAACTGCCGAAGGAATCTGCCGATCGCTTGACCCAAGCTTCAACGTGCAGGTTGTCCTCACTCCATCCATGCACGAGCTGGTGCGCAAGCGCATGAGTGTCGAGAATATCAGTACGAACATAAAAAAAGCGGCGGCGGTGCTGTTCAGCAGGGCGCGCGACCTTCCGCGGCGCGTGGATAATGTAATTCGAACATTCGAGCGCGGCAAGCTAGAATTTGACTTCCGCCACAAGGACTTGCATGAGATTGAGCTTGAGATTGACCGTTCCTCAAACCGGCTCACGCTCGGCATGATTGTCGCTGCGTTTATTGTTGCCTCTGCCTTGATTATGCAGCTGCCAACGGGCCCGATGATTTTCGGCTTTCCGGCGTTTGCGCTGATAGGATTGACTGCCGCTGGCGCGATTGGATTGTGGGTTGCCACTTCGATAATGAAACGGGGAAGGATATGA
- a CDS encoding GTP-binding protein, whose translation MPDYSKQIKEFEAELEKMQYNKHTQKHYGLVRAKIAKLRETEVSRSKGSKIPDGYSVKKSGDATVILVGFPSAGKSTLLNVLTDAKSRVGAYAFTTLTVIPGLMRHENAKIQVLDVPGIVEGAASGRGRGREVLAVMRTADLCLILIDVNYPEHLPVLRKEIYDAGLRLDQRLPEVKITKKTRGGLDVATTVKLTHMTFETIEAVLKEMRIHNADVVIRTDITVDQLIDIVEGNKIYLPSLVVLNKIDLVDKATVDRVKAIVKPDLCISAQEKISIDDLKNATFKNLDLIRLYCKEVGKKADLQVPLIMKRNSMVRDMCNKLHRDFVMRFKFARVWGSSKFPGQKLSLNYHLQDGDVVELHLR comes from the coding sequence ATGCCTGACTATAGCAAACAAATCAAGGAGTTTGAAGCTGAACTCGAGAAGATGCAGTATAATAAGCACACCCAAAAACATTATGGTTTGGTGCGCGCAAAAATTGCCAAGCTCCGCGAGACTGAAGTTTCACGCTCAAAAGGCAGCAAAATTCCTGACGGCTACTCGGTCAAGAAAAGTGGCGACGCGACGGTGATTCTTGTTGGATTTCCATCCGCAGGAAAGTCAACGCTGCTCAACGTGCTGACTGATGCGAAATCACGCGTCGGCGCCTATGCGTTCACCACGCTGACCGTTATTCCCGGATTGATGCGGCATGAGAACGCTAAGATTCAGGTTCTCGACGTGCCCGGCATTGTGGAAGGCGCAGCCAGCGGCAGGGGCAGAGGGCGTGAAGTGCTTGCCGTGATGCGCACCGCAGACTTGTGCCTGATTCTTATTGATGTTAATTATCCGGAACATCTGCCGGTGCTGCGCAAAGAAATCTACGATGCGGGCCTGCGGCTTGACCAGCGCTTGCCGGAAGTGAAAATCACCAAAAAAACACGGGGAGGGCTTGATGTTGCCACGACGGTAAAGCTCACGCACATGACATTTGAAACCATTGAAGCGGTGCTCAAGGAAATGCGCATCCATAACGCCGATGTGGTCATTCGCACGGACATTACGGTTGACCAGCTCATTGACATTGTTGAGGGAAATAAAATCTACTTGCCATCCCTTGTGGTGCTGAATAAAATTGACTTGGTTGACAAGGCAACCGTTGACCGGGTGAAAGCAATAGTGAAGCCGGACCTGTGCATTTCAGCGCAGGAAAAAATCAGCATCGACGACCTCAAGAATGCCACCTTCAAAAATCTTGACCTGATTCGGCTGTACTGCAAGGAAGTTGGAAAAAAAGCAGATCTCCAAGTTCCGCTGATTATGAAACGCAATTCAATGGTTCGCGACATGTGCAACAAGCTGCACCGCGATTTTGTGATGAGATTTAAGTTCGCGCGCGTGTGGGGATCAAGCAAGTTTCCCGGCCAAAAGCTTTCATTAAATTATCACCTGCAGGACGGTGATGTTGTTGAACTGCATCTCCGGTGA
- a CDS encoding HTH domain-containing protein translates to MGQQDIYDFLKNNKEDWYTSKELSKHLGISIGSVTMSLKKLRESRSVKFQTTKRNMFKYMFKK, encoded by the coding sequence ATGGGACAGCAAGATATCTACGATTTTTTAAAAAACAACAAAGAAGACTGGTACACTTCTAAAGAACTTAGCAAGCATCTCGGCATTTCTATCGGCTCGGTAACCATGAGCTTGAAAAAATTGCGCGAAAGCAGAAGCGTGAAGTTCCAGACCACCAAGAGAAACATGTTCAAGTACATGTTTAAGAAATAA
- the thrS gene encoding threonine--tRNA ligase — MTQKTITITFPDGTKKQYPHGISALDVAKSISEGLARAALDLKVDDVSVPSDTSIEKDGTFKVITFKDKEGQDALRHSCAHLLAAAVMELWPDTKRTIGPAIEDGFYFDFEFARPLTVDDFPQIEKKMKEILPSWKNFERHDLSAAEAKKEYPNNPYKHELITEFSKGNKKVSFYKSGAYWDLCKGGHILNPAKHLQSFKLLSVAGAYWRGDSKNIMLTRIYATVFPEKKELADYVNRLEEAKKRDHRKLGKELELFMFNELSPGAPFFYPKGALIFNALLTFVRTEYRNRGYQEVITPQLYHKELWETSGHWEHYRENMFLTTVEGHEFALKPMNCPSHLLMYKQKLHSYKELPLRYADFCSLHRNELSGVLAGLTRVRKFSQDDAHIFVAEEQIENEVLNLIDFADYIYKKVFNFECHFELSTKPDKALGSAELWKKAEHALENALKKKKLAYKINAGDGAFYGPKIDMHVKDALGRSWQLATIQLDFNLPQRFDATYEGSDGKRHPVIMIHRALLGSLERFIGILIEHFAGKFPLWISPTQVKILTVADRHIEYAQTVHQKFFDAGFNVEIDARPESIPKKVREAQLQQWNYILVVGDKEIDDNTVSVRTRKNDVVGAKKIDVFIAELKEEVEKKEIR, encoded by the coding sequence ATGACACAAAAAACAATCACCATTACGTTTCCGGACGGAACAAAAAAACAATATCCGCACGGCATTTCTGCGCTCGACGTTGCAAAATCAATTTCTGAAGGGCTTGCGCGCGCGGCGCTTGACTTAAAAGTTGATGATGTTTCTGTTCCGTCCGACACAAGCATCGAAAAAGACGGCACCTTCAAAGTTATTACCTTCAAAGACAAGGAAGGGCAAGATGCGCTGCGCCATTCCTGTGCCCACCTGCTCGCCGCCGCAGTCATGGAATTATGGCCAGATACCAAGCGCACCATCGGTCCGGCCATTGAAGACGGTTTCTATTTCGATTTCGAATTTGCTCGGCCGCTCACGGTCGACGATTTTCCCCAGATTGAAAAAAAGATGAAGGAAATTCTCCCGTCGTGGAAAAACTTCGAGCGGCATGACTTGTCTGCTGCTGAAGCCAAAAAAGAATACCCAAACAATCCGTACAAGCATGAGCTCATTACTGAATTTTCAAAGGGAAACAAAAAAGTTTCATTCTACAAATCAGGCGCATACTGGGATTTGTGCAAGGGCGGCCACATTCTTAATCCGGCAAAACATTTGCAATCCTTCAAACTGCTTTCAGTTGCCGGCGCGTACTGGCGCGGCGACTCAAAAAATATCATGCTCACGCGTATTTACGCAACCGTGTTTCCAGAGAAGAAAGAGCTTGCCGACTATGTGAACCGGCTCGAAGAGGCAAAGAAGCGCGATCACCGCAAGCTTGGCAAGGAGCTGGAATTATTCATGTTCAACGAACTGTCGCCTGGCGCTCCGTTTTTCTATCCTAAAGGCGCGCTCATATTTAATGCGCTCCTCACTTTTGTGCGCACCGAGTACCGTAACCGCGGCTACCAAGAAGTCATCACGCCCCAACTTTATCACAAGGAACTCTGGGAAACTTCGGGCCACTGGGAGCACTACCGCGAAAATATGTTTCTCACGACTGTGGAAGGCCATGAATTCGCGCTGAAGCCGATGAACTGCCCGTCACACCTGCTTATGTACAAGCAGAAACTCCACAGCTACAAGGAACTGCCGCTGCGCTATGCGGATTTTTGTTCGCTGCACCGCAACGAATTGTCCGGCGTGCTCGCCGGCTTGACGCGCGTGCGAAAATTCAGCCAGGATGACGCACACATTTTTGTTGCTGAAGAGCAGATCGAAAATGAAGTGCTGAATCTCATTGATTTTGCTGATTACATTTACAAAAAAGTGTTCAACTTTGAATGCCACTTCGAGCTTTCAACCAAGCCGGACAAGGCACTCGGCTCTGCAGAGCTGTGGAAAAAAGCCGAACATGCATTGGAAAACGCGCTGAAAAAGAAAAAGCTTGCCTACAAAATCAACGCCGGTGACGGCGCCTTCTATGGGCCGAAAATTGATATGCACGTCAAGGACGCGCTTGGTCGAAGTTGGCAGCTTGCAACGATACAGCTCGACTTTAATTTGCCCCAGCGCTTTGACGCAACCTACGAAGGCAGCGATGGAAAACGCCACCCAGTCATCATGATTCACCGCGCACTGCTCGGCAGCCTTGAGCGCTTCATCGGAATCCTGATTGAACACTTTGCCGGGAAATTCCCTCTCTGGATAAGCCCGACGCAGGTCAAAATACTGACGGTTGCCGACCGGCATATCGAGTATGCGCAGACTGTCCATCAGAAATTCTTTGACGCCGGATTCAATGTTGAGATTGATGCACGGCCAGAAAGCATTCCGAAAAAAGTGCGGGAAGCGCAGCTCCAACAGTGGAATTACATCCTTGTGGTGGGCGACAAGGAAATTGACGACAATACCGTGAGCGTGCGCACCCGCAAGAATGATGTGGTTGGGGCGAAGAAGATTGATGTGTTTATTGCGGAATTGAAAGAGGAAGTGGAAAAGAAAGAGATACGATAA
- a CDS encoding deoxyhypusine synthase family protein — translation MHKKEMKHEPSKESEHKRLDHGMHTGFDDGFEPLVSLDLEKCKDVDELTQAMANTAFGGRCLGEAVDVFYAAITDPDCFVVMSLSGAMTPAKMGLLICDMIDLGMIHALVSTGALMTHGFVEAQGMSHFKYKPGQMDDNELYEKGYDRIYDVLELEKNLDDTELIFREIMKPVNADEIQCSHKILRECGRWLATNTKGRGILKSAFVNNVPVYVPAFTDCEMGLDFGILNRRRRVTDQKPFTFNPFFDLDHFAEFMRQQKDTGIFTIGGGVPRNWAQQVAPYLDIMHKRLENECPACHGKGCAKCENRGYLSESAQGARRYKYAVRICPEPVHWGGLSGCTYSEGVTWGKFVPLNEGGKWSEVPVDATVAWPLILKAVIERLKKNNKLSILKEKQKRMQACLKKADDVVQTMYSA, via the coding sequence ATGCACAAAAAAGAAATGAAGCACGAGCCATCAAAAGAGTCCGAGCATAAACGCCTCGACCATGGCATGCACACCGGCTTTGATGACGGCTTTGAGCCGCTCGTGTCGCTTGACCTTGAAAAATGCAAGGATGTTGATGAGCTCACCCAAGCGATGGCGAATACTGCCTTTGGCGGCAGGTGCCTCGGCGAGGCAGTTGATGTGTTCTATGCAGCGATTACTGATCCTGACTGTTTTGTCGTCATGAGCCTTTCCGGTGCCATGACGCCGGCGAAGATGGGCTTGCTTATTTGTGACATGATTGACCTTGGCATGATTCACGCGCTGGTCTCCACCGGCGCATTAATGACGCATGGCTTTGTTGAGGCGCAGGGCATGTCTCATTTCAAGTATAAACCGGGCCAGATGGATGACAACGAACTCTACGAAAAAGGATACGATCGTATCTATGATGTGCTTGAGCTGGAAAAAAATCTCGACGACACCGAGCTTATTTTCCGTGAAATCATGAAGCCAGTCAATGCCGATGAAATTCAATGCAGCCATAAAATTTTGCGCGAGTGCGGCCGATGGCTTGCGACCAACACCAAGGGGCGTGGCATTCTCAAAAGCGCTTTTGTCAACAATGTTCCGGTGTATGTTCCTGCGTTTACCGACTGCGAAATGGGCCTTGACTTCGGCATTCTCAACCGGCGGCGCAGAGTGACAGATCAGAAACCGTTTACATTCAATCCTTTTTTTGATCTCGACCATTTTGCAGAATTCATGCGCCAGCAAAAAGACACAGGTATTTTCACGATTGGCGGCGGCGTGCCGAGAAACTGGGCGCAGCAAGTCGCGCCGTACCTTGACATCATGCACAAGCGGCTCGAGAATGAGTGCCCAGCGTGCCATGGCAAGGGATGCGCCAAGTGTGAAAACCGCGGCTACTTGAGCGAGTCAGCGCAGGGCGCTCGTCGGTACAAATATGCTGTGCGCATTTGCCCTGAACCAGTGCACTGGGGCGGATTGTCCGGCTGCACCTACAGCGAGGGCGTCACGTGGGGAAAATTTGTGCCGCTGAATGAAGGAGGAAAATGGTCTGAAGTGCCGGTTGACGCGACAGTCGCGTGGCCGCTGATTCTCAAAGCAGTCATTGAGCGCCTGAAAAAAAATAACAAGTTGAGCATTCTCAAAGAAAAACAGAAACGTATGCAGGCCTGCCTGAAAAAGGCCGATGATGTTGTCCAAACCATGTACAGCGCATAA
- the eif1A gene encoding translation initiation factor eIF-1A, whose amino-acid sequence MGLKKREEEIRHQQEEEIRRIKLPRPPETFGIVEQRLGGSRMTIRCLDGVKRICRIPGRLKRQLWVREGDLVIAEPWEYDKNKGDIIFKYRHSQVDWLKRQGKLKGLEDLEEF is encoded by the coding sequence ATGGGACTGAAAAAACGCGAAGAAGAAATACGGCATCAGCAGGAAGAAGAAATCCGCCGTATCAAACTTCCCCGCCCGCCGGAAACCTTCGGCATTGTTGAACAGCGGCTCGGCGGAAGCAGAATGACCATCCGCTGCCTCGATGGCGTCAAGCGCATTTGCCGCATTCCCGGCCGGCTCAAGCGCCAGTTGTGGGTGCGCGAAGGAGACCTCGTGATTGCCGAGCCGTGGGAGTACGACAAAAACAAGGGAGACATCATTTTCAAGTACCGCCATTCTCAAGTTGACTGGCTCAAGCGCCAGGGAAAACTGAAAGGGCTTGAAGATTTGGAAGAGTTCTGA
- the lspA gene encoding signal peptidase II: MRHAREILFASIAAGILFIDQLVKDTVSKSIPLNEEIAHRAFFSITYSQNHGASFGILQGKTMFLIWFSVAVLIGIVWYLRKTPTTVLPYVALIAGGAVSNLVDRVNLGYVIDYINFFVIPTFNIADAAITVGTAGIAWWMYFKKEK; encoded by the coding sequence ATGAGGCATGCCCGAGAAATTCTTTTCGCGAGTATTGCCGCAGGCATTTTATTCATTGATCAGCTGGTGAAAGATACCGTTTCAAAAAGTATTCCTCTCAATGAAGAAATTGCGCATCGTGCTTTTTTCAGTATTACCTATTCGCAAAATCATGGCGCGTCATTTGGAATTCTGCAAGGAAAAACAATGTTCTTGATTTGGTTTTCAGTTGCCGTGCTGATTGGCATTGTATGGTACTTGCGAAAAACACCAACAACGGTTCTGCCGTATGTTGCGCTCATCGCCGGCGGCGCGGTCAGCAATTTGGTTGACCGTGTGAATCTGGGGTATGTGATTGATTACATTAACTTTTTTGTTATTCCGACGTTTAATATCGCCGACGCTGCCATAACGGTTGGCACCGCAGGTATTGCGTGGTGGATGTATTTCAAGAAAGAGAAATAA
- a CDS encoding HAD hydrolase-like protein — MSIDALATAAQFVRRMPTNWAAKNFFPNAEIDSLADERLFPLLEEKGIKGVIVDVDSTITKYHGTEVDDTVADTFAQLCETYPVVILSNSNEARFCELGTVFPDIPVLRAYEGRTAELRWHGFRAYRRLFRGFSTLDPDPHFDSSPEVRSIHQTDSPGLHPRLTYYRALRKPNPLLFNYAQRELGINDQKKVVVIGDRHSTDISGGNQAGMYTIKVAPLRPETEPFTAKLGRRIENAVKYWHVA, encoded by the coding sequence ATGAGCATCGACGCCCTTGCAACTGCCGCCCAATTTGTTCGCCGCATGCCGACGAACTGGGCAGCTAAAAACTTCTTTCCAAACGCAGAGATTGATTCGCTTGCCGATGAGCGTCTGTTTCCTTTGCTGGAAGAAAAAGGCATTAAAGGCGTTATAGTCGATGTCGACAGCACCATTACTAAATATCATGGTACCGAAGTTGACGACACGGTTGCTGATACATTTGCGCAGCTGTGCGAGACGTATCCGGTTGTGATTCTCTCAAATTCTAACGAAGCACGTTTTTGTGAACTCGGCACAGTCTTTCCTGACATCCCCGTTTTGCGCGCCTACGAAGGACGAACCGCAGAATTACGCTGGCATGGTTTCCGTGCGTATCGCCGGCTTTTTCGGGGATTTTCTACTCTTGACCCAGATCCTCATTTTGATAGTTCTCCAGAAGTGCGTTCGATTCACCAAACAGATTCCCCTGGTCTTCACCCCCGCCTCACATACTATCGTGCCCTACGAAAACCGAACCCTTTATTATTCAACTATGCACAACGAGAACTCGGCATTAACGATCAAAAAAAAGTTGTAGTCATCGGCGATCGGCACTCAACCGACATCAGCGGCGGAAATCAGGCAGGCATGTACACGATAAAAGTTGCGCCGCTCCGGCCGGAAACCGAGCCGTTCACGGCAAAACTTGGGCGCAGAATTGAGAATGCTGTGAAATATTGGCATGTGGCGTAA
- a CDS encoding tripartite tricarboxylate transporter permease: MFLHYIIAIVTGIVIGILTGMAPGVHINLVSTLVVSASPFLMKYTNAVVLCTFIIALSITHVFLDSLPSVFLGAPESETALGVLPGHRYLLKGMGLMAVKLTVIGSFSALLLSVFLFPVFIPIVKYGYPFLARMMFWLLLASVGFMILRDQKKVWACVVFALAGLLGLVVFKLELREPMLPMLSGLFGVSTMLMSINEQNTIPPQMQTTKIKLRFGTALKAVCSGQLSGFITAIMPGLGASTAAVMSMQFTRKLGDHGFMILMGAINTANFVLSLVALFVLNKARNGSIVAVQKLITNVTPHTILIFLSTALITGGIGVVLALFLGKGFCACISRINYPKLIMSVILFIVFLTAVLAGPLGILVLVVSTALGLVPAIVKVTRTHAMACLLVPVMIYFWPF; encoded by the coding sequence ATGTTCCTCCATTACATCATCGCCATTGTTACAGGAATAGTAATCGGCATACTCACCGGAATGGCGCCGGGCGTGCACATCAATCTGGTATCGACCTTAGTGGTCTCTGCTTCACCGTTTCTCATGAAATACACCAACGCAGTAGTGCTGTGCACGTTCATCATTGCACTTAGTATCACCCATGTGTTTCTCGATTCATTGCCGTCCGTTTTTCTTGGAGCGCCTGAAAGTGAAACCGCGCTCGGTGTATTGCCCGGCCACCGCTACCTGCTGAAAGGGATGGGGTTGATGGCGGTAAAATTGACGGTCATTGGAAGTTTTTCGGCGCTGCTGTTGAGTGTGTTTTTGTTTCCTGTCTTTATCCCCATCGTAAAATATGGCTATCCATTTTTGGCGCGGATGATGTTCTGGCTGCTGCTTGCGTCGGTAGGGTTTATGATTTTGCGCGACCAAAAAAAAGTATGGGCGTGCGTAGTGTTTGCGCTTGCGGGTTTGCTTGGGCTGGTAGTGTTCAAGCTTGAGCTGCGCGAACCGATGTTGCCGATGCTGTCGGGGCTGTTTGGTGTTTCGACGATGCTGATGAGCATCAACGAACAGAACACTATTCCACCACAGATGCAGACGACAAAAATAAAGCTGCGCTTTGGCACAGCGTTGAAAGCAGTGTGTTCAGGCCAGCTTTCTGGGTTTATCACTGCAATCATGCCGGGGCTTGGTGCGTCAACTGCTGCAGTGATGAGCATGCAGTTCACGCGAAAGCTGGGTGACCACGGATTTATGATTTTGATGGGCGCCATAAACACGGCGAATTTTGTGCTCAGCCTCGTTGCGCTTTTTGTGCTCAACAAGGCGCGCAACGGGAGCATTGTTGCGGTGCAGAAACTGATCACCAACGTAACGCCGCACACCATCCTTATATTTCTAAGCACGGCGCTGATTACCGGCGGCATCGGTGTGGTGCTCGCGCTTTTTTTGGGGAAGGGATTTTGCGCGTGCATCAGCAGGATTAATTATCCGAAACTGATTATGAGCGTTATACTGTTTATTGTGTTTCTTACCGCTGTGCTCGCCGGCCCGCTCGGCATCCTGGTGTTAGTGGTGAGCACGGCACTCGGGCTTGTCCCGGCGATAGTCAAGGTGACGAGAACCCACGCCATGGCCTGTTTGTTGGTGCCGGTGATGATTTATTTTTGGCCGTTTTGA
- a CDS encoding patatin-like phospholipase family protein, producing MGLLSLFMRKKQQPFERMLTEPATSVMQPSSQDVPLQPKKTWKKLALILPGGGARGAIEVGGLKTLWRYNLIPDVIIGSSVGSITSAAIASGRTPGEVEKIWLTFSKDMLLPMNYRIFWELKKTKSLARTVNLKKVLNYSVKSDYFEECKIPLYIIVTRLSDGEGVYFNKGPIRDAVLASMAVPPHYPPHLIDNIKYVDGSISGVNGIKKAVELGCDAILILNCYNTSKRYDFDGILDVTSHSLDLMFNKNMLREIDLCASPFGNTQIFLVRVPDLNIDTVDFSKTRELIQLGEEKTEELLRQRNIIR from the coding sequence ATGGGCTTGTTATCTCTTTTTATGCGAAAAAAACAGCAGCCGTTTGAACGCATGCTCACCGAACCGGCAACATCGGTGATGCAACCCTCTTCTCAGGATGTTCCTCTGCAGCCCAAGAAGACGTGGAAAAAACTCGCTTTGATTCTTCCCGGCGGCGGCGCGCGCGGTGCTATCGAGGTTGGCGGCTTGAAAACACTATGGCGGTATAATCTCATTCCAGACGTGATTATCGGCTCAAGTGTCGGCTCTATCACCAGCGCGGCTATTGCATCAGGAAGAACACCTGGCGAGGTTGAAAAAATCTGGCTTACGTTTTCAAAAGACATGCTGCTGCCGATGAATTATCGCATCTTCTGGGAACTTAAAAAAACAAAATCACTGGCGCGCACGGTTAACCTCAAAAAAGTGTTGAACTACAGTGTAAAAAGCGACTATTTTGAAGAATGCAAAATTCCGCTGTATATTATTGTGACGCGGCTGTCTGATGGTGAAGGCGTCTACTTCAATAAAGGGCCTATCCGCGATGCGGTGCTTGCAAGTATGGCGGTTCCTCCCCATTATCCCCCACACCTTATTGATAACATCAAGTATGTTGACGGAAGTATTAGCGGTGTGAACGGCATAAAAAAAGCAGTTGAACTTGGCTGCGACGCCATTCTGATTCTCAACTGTTACAACACGTCAAAACGCTATGACTTTGATGGAATTCTTGATGTTACCTCACACAGCCTTGACCTTATGTTCAACAAAAATATGCTGCGGGAAATTGACCTCTGTGCCAGTCCGTTTGGAAACACCCAGATTTTTCTTGTTCGCGTGCCTGACCTGAATATCGACACGGTTGATTTTTCAAAAACCAGAGAACTCATTCAGCTTGGTGAAGAAAAAACAGAAGAGCTTCTCCGCCAAAGAAACATTATCCGCTGA